A single genomic interval of Glycine max cultivar Williams 82 chromosome 3 unlocalized genomic scaffold, Glycine_max_v4.0 Gm03_scaffold_27, whole genome shotgun sequence harbors:
- the LOC100819642 gene encoding uncharacterized protein, translating into MVCSEVKETQQTLSCREKIQNSQQSPLSLSLSHSHSAAMDDPPLQKIAISGPTLASLIQRFSTSPSSLHGLLFGHVTPLPLTLSDDDDDTSSSATLLATVTGFLTSPSFHDSSGTVLPSSLPTSSPLLGWFSARRRSPLRPSMREFSVTSSLSSLSQFSSQIQNPNSISSESSLFPPCIFLLLASPSSSDHHHSHVHTHEYRAFQFRPASLSFEPRSLDVINIGPAFRGHYGAFAPNSNLPPLDCGPHDSPMISDGGDETMGKMKQAAKDQRELDQCAEGFEVGRLGRMMGSEAKNYTEGLEELYQKMLVKIENLSGLVEKSSAMVIEQENHNRKLKHKILRSAASE; encoded by the exons ATGGTTTGCTCAGAAGTAAAAGAGACTCAACAAACGCTCTCTTGCAGAGAGAAGATCCAAAATTCGCAACAATCTCCTCTTTCTCTTTCACTCTCCCACTCTCATTCCGCCGCCATGGACGATCCACCGTTGCAGAAAATCGCGATTTCGGGACCCACCCTAGCCTCCCTCATCCAGCGCTTCTCCACCTCCCCCTCCTCCCTCCACGGCCTCCTCTTCGGCCACGTCACCCCCCTCCCCCTCACTCTCtccgacgacgacgacgacacCTCCTCCTCTGCCACCCTCCTCGCCACCGTCACCGGCTTCCTCACCTCCCCCTCCTTCCACGACTCCTCCGGCACCGTCCTCCCCTCCTCCCTCCCCACCTCCTCCCCCCTACTCGGCTGGTTCTCCGCTCGCCGCCGCTCCCCCCTCCGCCCCTCCATGCGCGAATTCTCCGTCACCTCCTCCCTCTCCTCTCTCTCCCAATTCTCTTCCCAAATCCAAAACCCAAACTCAATTTCCTCCGAATCCTCTCTTTTCCCTCCTTGCATCTTCCTCCTCCTCGCCTCCCCCTCCTCCTCCGACCACCACCACTCCCATGTCCACACGCACGAGTACCGCGCCTTTCAGTTCCGCCCCGCCTCCCTCTCCTTCGAGCCCCGCTCCCTCGACGTCATCAACATCGGCCCGGCCTTCCGCGGCCACTACGGCGCCTTTGCCCCCAATTCCAACCTCCCGCCGCTCGACTGTGGGCCCCACGACTCCCCCATGATAAGCGACGGCGGCGACGAGACTATGGGAAAAATGAAGCAGGCCGCCAAGGACCAGAGGGAGCTCGACCAATGTGCGGAGGGGTTCGAGGTTGGGAGGCTAGGCAGAATGATGGGGTCTGAGGCCAAGAACTACACGGAGGGTTTGGAGGAATTGTATCAGAAGATGCTTGTGAAGATTGAGAACTTGTCTGGCTTGGTGGAGAAGAGTTCTGCTATGGTTATTGAGCAG GAGAATCATAATAGGAAGttgaaacacaaaattttaagatCTGCTGCCTCAGAATAA